A window of Eucalyptus grandis isolate ANBG69807.140 chromosome 4, ASM1654582v1, whole genome shotgun sequence genomic DNA:
GAGGCTAgtctttttaaaaatcattttgtgaaCTGACACGAGTCCTATGTTGGAGAACGACTTGCTTGCAAACTTTAAAGAAATTTGTCAATTGTTCTTCATGGATCAAAGCAAGTTACTTGTGGCACATATTCATCTTATCAGTCTTGAAAGTCGTTCACCCCAAAGAGGATGTTCTTCAGCCGGGTACTGATTGTTTTGCAAAACATCTCCTGGGTTCCTTAGGTCATTTATATTTGTGCAGTAGGGAGGTACACTGGTGGGACCATTCAGATCAGAATTTGGAATCGAGGTGTACCTATCCAAAGAAATAGTTCGTGAGTCAATGTCAGGTGTTATAAGGCAACGGGCATATTTAACTATTATCAAGGCTTGGGTGACATCAAAACATCCATCATGATAAAAGAAAGGGCAGGAAGAAAGAAGATTCAACGTCCAGAGGaggattttgcttttcttttgaacCTGGGAGGCTCACTATGAATCTATGATCACTAACGAGATAACCAAGGAGTCAAGGAAACTTACAAATATTTTCGATAATACGCTTTAATGAATTAGACAACCCCCTgcgcaaaaagaagaagaaagccaagTCGTCATCGGCCACAAGTTGAAAGCCAAGACTCTGGAGGGCCATGCCGGAAGACCACTGCGTGTTAGGACACGGTTTGTTTAGGGTTTGCACGCTGTTAAGAGGATGTCTCGTGTTTGATTCTGCTGGCGCTGCTCATCGCCGGAGGGGCTGGGGACGGTCACTGGCCTTGGGCGGGGTGGGTGAGGCCTCGTCGGCAACCTCCGCCAAGCTCAGGCGAGGGTCATCGGCCCTCGCTTGgagccggcgagggccggccaccccTGCCCAGTTGTCGGCCCTCTGATGATGGGAGGCGGCAAAGGAAACgcctaccattttttttttttttgaacggttttgtcttttaaataaatcttagcttttcttttctatttttaaatctaatttaaataaaaataattttaaaaaagtcacatggaaaataaaaattcattttaaatgctAAGTTCgcgccacgttagcattttccattaaaaagatTGATGGTGTAaactttaggactcgattaaatcaaatttgacaagttttaggactcgattgtaTTTTCGTTACAAGTTTTAAAGcttctattgcacttatcccaaattaatatgtAAGGGTCAAATTAAATGTTTGACCAGGAGTATATAGACAATGTTTGATGCTGTCCTTTTGGAGCTTCTATATCCTTGCTCTAATTGCATGTTGACACGATAAGATTGTTGGAGTAATAACGGTAGGGAGGGATATCCTGGTTCACCTCAGACTCAGGTGGAGAAAGTAGCTTCCTGTATTTGTCCagtctttcctttttcagtcGTTCAGACCCATACAAACGAGAGATCCTTGTTTAAATCCAGTCGGTCAATGAAAACGTTGATTTCGTCCGACCCACCAAAATTAACTATGGGGCCGGCCCAGTGGACCCGCCTTCATGGGAGGAATTGCCGGTGCGAAGGTCTCGGTGGGAACGTGCGTGTGATGATGTGAGGATTCGTTCGGCTGACCACCCCAACCACGCTCCCACTAGTACTACTGACTTCGAAACTCTTGACTTTTGGAGTTGGGCAaaagcattaaataaatatGTCTGCACATCGGTTGTATCTCCATCTCACGTCTTTCCTTGCTCGACTCAAACACATCGATCCGTCTCGTCTCTCAGCCCCCCTCCCATCTCAGGTAACCTCATACATTGCTAGTCAAACTCATGCCATCTTCGTTCCGCAGTCCTCCGGTTTTGTTTATGTGTGTCTTCACCTGCACAGGGTCCTTTCGCTTCCTCTAAAAGATCCGAGTCCCACCAACCCCCACTGAGCAGAGATGAGTGGTGAGACCAATGCAAATGAAGGAGGTGAAGGAAGCCAATCCCAATCCCAATCCCAATCCCAATCCCAATCCCAACCTCAGACTCAGCGACCCGTTCCTCGCCTGAACGAGAGGATCCTTTCCTCTCTGTCCAGGAGATCTGTTGCTGCCCATCCTTGGCATGATCTCGAGATTGGTATTTGCCCCTCTCTTGCTTCTGATCACGCCTTCTCTTTAATGATaatcctctcctctctctcatcctcgCTCGTCTGCAGGACCCGGTGCTCCCCATATTTTCAACTGTGTATGTCTTCGTTGGTCCCCTACCTTCCTTTCTCTTGTTAAAGCAGAACCAGATACTTACTTGCCCCCCCGTGTTGCTTTGGTCATGACAGGTTGTTGAGATAAGTAAGGGCAGCAAGGTGAAATACGAACTTGACAAGAAGACTGGCCTCATTAAGGCATAACCCCTTTCTCTTGCATCCTCCTCTTTTCCAGCTCCCTCAATCGAATAGTGTATGCAATAGGACCTCATGGGTCCGTCAAAACTGAGCTAGCCTCTCATGAGAAACTGCAGCCACCATTTTTGTCTAGTAAcgcaccttttcttttttccccaggTTGACCGAGTGTTATACTCATCAGTTGTTTATCCTCACAATTATGGGTTCATCCCTCGCACTTTATGTGAAGACAATGATCCACTAGATGTGTTAATCTTGATGCAGGTAATCTCTCTCCTTTCAGGGCTGCAGACAACAGATTGATCATTTTGAGTCTGCTCAATCCTTAATAAAAAGATTAGTGTTAATAAATGACGACATCTCAACTTTTTCACATTCTTGCGAAGTATTGTTTGGAAAATTGCTTTATACGCTGCATCAGTTGAGGGCTTTTAAGAATAGCTTGATGTACCCTATGATAAGTACTGGGGTTGGGTAAACCCCCGACCTTTCCTTCTTCTCAAATCCTCGATGGATGGTGTTTCGTCCCAATTCCTTTGTTGCAAAACATAGGAACTTATCTACTGCGCTAGCCAGCACAGCACCACCTTTGTGTACAGTGTGTACTTTGTACTTAAAAGAGTGGGCAAGGTCCATACagatgaaataaaatattcttggATAACCAGCACgcgtgcgcgcgcgcgcgcgcgagagagagagagagagagagagagagagagagagagttcactCAAAGAAATGCTATGTCATGGTTGCTCTGAGTTGCCTTTGGACAATCTGTTTGGCTTGGCCTTCAGGTGCAAGTGCAGTCTAGGTTACAATTTAGTGGTATGTTACTGCTTGATGCAATTCTGGCAGCATCTAATTGTTTATCTTCTATCATCTAGAACTACCTCGAAAAACTTGACTCTTGACAAACTATTCTATTGTCCCTTTAAGAAGTTGCACCTATGTTGTGTCAGTATTCAGCTAGTCTTGAACTGTTTGCACCTATAAATACAGTTGCCGTATTTACTGCTAAGTGCtaacaagttttcttttttcgacTGAATTTGTTGACTAAGTGCATGCTATTTTGACAGGAACCAGTCCTTCCTGGCACCTTCCTACGTGCTAGGGCCATTGGACTGATGCCCATGATTGACCAGGTACTCTAGTTAAGGTTGTTGGCTATACTGAATGAAGTGGCTAGGCTTTACTGAGAGCGTAAAATACGACGCTTGTGCTTTAAATGCAGGGAGAGAAAGATGACAAGATCATTGCAGTATGTGCTGATGATCCAGAGTACAAACACTACACGGACATCAAAGAGCTTGCCCCCCATCGCCTTTCTGAAATCCGCCGTTTTTTTGAAGATTGTATCCTTTTAAGAGTCTAGCAATTTCTGTTTGTCAAGGGATTATTTATTGTAAACTCGTGTCCTTAAGAAGTGGAACAGATAAGAAGAATGAAAACAAGGAGGTAGCTGTCAATGATTTTCTGCCCTCAACAACTGCCACTGAAGCCATCCAGTATTCAATGTAAGTCAATGATGAAACATGCCAATcaaagttttgtcaatcttaCTTTTTGCTGTTTTTAAATACTAGTTCTCGTTTCTAAGATTATGTTGCAACAAGCAGGATGGGTTAGTTATAATTTGGTAGGAACATCACCTGTTAAAAATTACTTCTATGTGCATTTTGACTGTAAAAGTGGTGCCCCTGAAAAGGTATATACTTATGCATCTGAAGATATCAttaatgaattgatttgttatgaTTGTGGGATGCAACTCCTATCCCCTCctgtgaatgattttttttcttatattacTGAAGAAACAAATtataaaatcttttgaaaagtttTTGTCAACTTTATGACAGTACATTTGATGAGAATCTAATTTCTGGACGATTTAGAAAATTCACTCTCTTGCCACATACAAGAATGCTGATTCTCTCACACGTGCATGCATACAAGTGAGCAGGTGTGGTTTGTAAGTGAGGAGATTTAATAatcaaacttgaaatttttgaattattggtACAGGGACCTTTATGCTGAATATATTTTGCACACCCTGAGGCGATAATGTTGCGGGCTTTCTTTCAAGTTCAGCAAGATGTTTGACAAAGCAAAGGATGGAATATTATTGAGATCtgttttggttttattcatGTGGGGTTATCTGTCTCTGCCCACTTGGTTGAACTTCTGGTTAATAATCGATGACAGTGATATCCTACTTTGGTGGACTTATAATTTGCTGAGAGACTTTGGCTATAAAGAATTCTATGAACCATTGATTTTCTTATGTTTCTAGCTGATGTGTTTCAAAATTTAGGAGCTCAATTTCAGTATGATGACATTCTCTTATATTgttcttttggggaaaaaagaagacaaaagcatAGTAGCGCACAGCTAATGGTGCACGGAGTTCCTGAACACTAGCTTGACTGTATTTTGTTCAGATGGCTCACTCCCACTATGTCATGAAACTGAGTAGGGAGGGAAAGGGGGTTCGACCGTTATATAGGGTTTGCCCCTCCTGATAGGAGATAAATGGGTTGCCCGGTACAGATTTGGCTTGCCATGCATAAAATTCTCCTAGCTCTTTTAGAAAACTTAATGTTACT
This region includes:
- the LOC104442403 gene encoding soluble inorganic pyrophosphatase 1 is translated as MSGETNANEGGEGSQSQSQSQSQSQSQPQTQRPVPRLNERILSSLSRRSVAAHPWHDLEIGPGAPHIFNCVVEISKGSKVKYELDKKTGLIKVDRVLYSSVVYPHNYGFIPRTLCEDNDPLDVLILMQEPVLPGTFLRARAIGLMPMIDQGEKDDKIIAVCADDPEYKHYTDIKELAPHRLSEIRRFFEDYKKNENKEVAVNDFLPSTTATEAIQYSMDLYAEYILHTLRR